The Nostoc sp. 'Lobaria pulmonaria (5183) cyanobiont' genome window below encodes:
- a CDS encoding aldo/keto reductase codes for MENITLGQNGPVVTPLCIGTWAWGDKLFWNYGDRYGPEQLQEAFTAALEAGITFFDTAEVYGMGKSEKFLGQFLQQTQQPVQIATKFGPLPWRFTAQSVSDALTASLKRLQLERIALYQVHWPFAFFLSQESLMNALADEVKRGRIAAVGVSNYSAEQMRDAHQILAARGVPLAVNQVRYSLLSRQIESKGILATARELGVTILAYSPLAQGLLTGKYSIDSAETPTGARKIDPRFQKEGLQKIAPVISLLRNFGEKYDRTPAQVALNWLIAQGNVIPIAGVKTAEQVRQNAGALGWRLSDDEIGELEQASRLWL; via the coding sequence GTGGAAAACATCACATTGGGGCAAAATGGCCCAGTTGTTACACCCTTGTGCATAGGCACTTGGGCTTGGGGTGATAAACTATTTTGGAATTATGGCGATCGCTACGGCCCAGAACAGTTACAAGAAGCCTTTACCGCAGCCTTAGAAGCTGGTATTACCTTCTTTGATACTGCCGAAGTCTACGGAATGGGAAAGAGCGAGAAATTTTTAGGGCAATTTCTGCAACAGACACAACAACCTGTGCAAATCGCCACAAAATTTGGCCCCCTACCGTGGCGATTTACAGCCCAATCCGTCTCTGATGCTTTAACAGCCAGCCTCAAACGGCTACAACTTGAGCGAATCGCCCTGTATCAAGTGCATTGGCCTTTTGCCTTCTTTTTAAGCCAAGAAAGTTTGATGAATGCCCTAGCGGATGAAGTCAAGCGGGGCAGAATTGCCGCAGTCGGTGTAAGTAATTACTCAGCAGAGCAAATGCGAGACGCGCATCAAATATTGGCGGCCCGTGGAGTGCCTTTGGCTGTGAACCAAGTACGCTATTCTTTACTCAGTCGCCAAATTGAAAGCAAGGGGATTCTAGCAACTGCGCGTGAGTTGGGTGTGACTATCTTGGCTTATAGTCCTTTAGCTCAGGGATTACTCACAGGGAAGTACAGTATTGATAGTGCTGAAACGCCCACTGGTGCGAGGAAAATAGACCCACGATTCCAGAAAGAAGGTTTGCAAAAAATTGCCCCAGTCATATCTTTGTTACGCAACTTCGGGGAAAAATACGATCGCACTCCTGCTCAAGTTGCTCTTAACTGGTTAATTGCTCAGGGGAACGTTATTCCTATTGCTGGCGTGAAGACAGCGGAACAGGTACGGCAGAATGCTGGTGCTTTAGGCTGGAGATTGAGCGACGATGAAATTGGAGAGTTAGAACAAGCTAGTCGTCTTTGGCTGTAG
- a CDS encoding Rpn family recombination-promoting nuclease/putative transposase, which produces MKRDSIYYQIFKRFPGLLFELVDNPPLQGQNYRFESVEVKETAFRIDGVFLPPEDATSRAIFFAEVQFQKDEALYHRFFTESLMYLNRNRFQYDDWFCVVIFSSRSLEPSDQKTHRIFLNSDQVQRIYLDELGATNQQPIGINLMQLTLASDEVMAEQAQQLIERVKLEETDTLPKNEILDIITTIAVYKFSSLSREEVEAMLGLTLEQTRVYQEAKAEGREEGREEREAEMLKLTVPLLLKAGMSVEQIAQHLNVDIEAVQLGAQSST; this is translated from the coding sequence GTGAAACGAGATTCCATTTACTATCAAATTTTTAAGCGCTTTCCTGGATTACTCTTTGAACTAGTTGATAATCCTCCTCTGCAAGGGCAAAACTATCGATTTGAATCAGTTGAAGTCAAAGAAACAGCTTTTCGCATAGATGGTGTGTTTTTACCTCCAGAGGATGCAACATCCAGAGCGATCTTTTTTGCTGAAGTTCAATTCCAAAAAGATGAAGCCCTCTACCATCGGTTCTTTACCGAATCGCTGATGTACCTGAACCGAAATCGTTTTCAGTACGATGACTGGTTCTGTGTGGTAATTTTTTCATCACGCTCTTTGGAACCAAGCGATCAAAAAACTCATCGAATATTTCTCAACAGCGACCAAGTGCAGCGAATCTATTTAGATGAGTTAGGCGCGACTAATCAGCAGCCAATAGGCATCAACTTGATGCAGTTGACTCTAGCATCGGATGAAGTGATGGCGGAGCAAGCACAGCAATTGATTGAACGGGTAAAATTGGAGGAGACAGACACACTGCCGAAAAACGAAATACTAGACATCATAACTACAATTGCCGTTTATAAGTTTTCTTCGTTGAGTAGAGAGGAAGTTGAAGCTATGCTAGGACTGACTTTGGAGCAAACAAGGGTTTATCAAGAAGCCAAAGCCGAAGGTCGAGAAGAAGGTCGAGAAGAACGGGAAGCTGAAATGTTGAAACTTACCGTGCCTCTGTTACTAAAAGCAGGGATGAGTGTGGAGCAGATTGCTCAACACCTCAATGTTGATATAGAAGCTGTTCAGCTTGGCGCACAGTCAAGCACGTAG
- a CDS encoding DEAD/DEAH box helicase — MTLSFQELGISQERVEQLEKIGFTEPTNIQVQAIPQLLAGRDVVGQSQTGTGKTAAFSLPILERLDINQKAVQAIVLTPTRELAMQVHDAIAQFIGNEGLRVLAIYGGQSIDRQMLQLKRGVHMVVGTPGRVIDLLDRGCLKLDQVKWFVLDEADEMLSMGFIDDVIKILSQAPVERQTALFSATMPPSIRMLVNKFLRSPATVTVEQPKAAPNKINQVAYLIPRHWTKAKALQPILEMEDPETALIFVRTRRTAAELTSQLQGAGHSVDEYHGDLSQQARERLLVRFRNRQVRWVVATDIAARGLDVDQLSHVINYDLPDSVETYVHRIGRTGRAGKEGTAISLVQPFERRKQQTFERHNRQNWQLLTIPTRAQIEARHILKLQEQVREALTGERLASFLPIVSELIEEYDAQAIAAAALQIAYDQTRPAWLSSDVEIPQEESSAPKPRLGKRRESSSDRPRSAWKSDNSNGEEERHSSPKPKLRTSRESSASPSKKLGSPTARESAS; from the coding sequence ATGACTCTTTCATTTCAAGAATTAGGTATTTCCCAAGAACGTGTCGAACAACTAGAAAAAATTGGTTTTACCGAACCAACTAACATTCAAGTGCAAGCAATTCCCCAATTGCTTGCCGGTCGTGATGTGGTAGGTCAATCTCAAACTGGAACAGGCAAAACGGCAGCATTTTCACTGCCAATTTTAGAGCGGCTAGATATTAATCAAAAAGCCGTGCAAGCCATAGTTTTAACACCAACTCGTGAATTAGCGATGCAAGTTCACGATGCGATCGCCCAATTCATCGGTAATGAAGGATTGCGGGTGTTAGCAATCTACGGTGGTCAATCAATTGACCGTCAAATGTTACAACTCAAACGTGGCGTTCACATGGTCGTGGGTACTCCCGGACGGGTGATCGATTTGCTTGATCGCGGCTGTTTAAAGCTCGATCAAGTCAAGTGGTTTGTATTGGATGAAGCTGATGAAATGTTGAGTATGGGCTTTATCGACGATGTGATAAAAATCCTCTCTCAAGCGCCCGTAGAACGCCAAACAGCTTTATTCTCGGCAACAATGCCACCATCGATTCGGATGTTGGTGAACAAGTTCTTGCGATCGCCTGCGACTGTCACCGTTGAGCAACCAAAAGCTGCTCCCAACAAAATCAATCAGGTAGCTTACTTGATCCCCCGCCACTGGACAAAAGCCAAAGCTTTACAGCCGATTCTGGAAATGGAAGATCCAGAAACAGCTTTAATCTTTGTCCGCACCAGACGCACAGCCGCAGAACTCACTAGTCAGTTACAAGGGGCTGGTCACAGTGTCGATGAATACCACGGTGACTTGTCTCAACAAGCACGGGAACGGTTATTAGTCAGATTCCGTAACCGTCAAGTTCGCTGGGTAGTAGCAACTGATATTGCAGCCCGAGGGTTAGATGTCGATCAACTCTCCCATGTAATCAACTACGACTTACCCGATAGCGTAGAAACCTATGTCCATCGCATTGGTCGTACTGGTCGTGCTGGTAAAGAAGGAACAGCAATTTCTTTAGTACAACCATTTGAGCGGCGTAAACAACAGACATTTGAACGTCATAACCGCCAAAATTGGCAATTGCTGACTATTCCTACACGCGCCCAGATTGAAGCGCGACACATCCTGAAATTGCAAGAACAGGTACGGGAAGCTTTGACAGGTGAGCGTTTGGCTTCATTCTTGCCAATTGTCAGCGAACTGATTGAAGAATACGATGCTCAAGCGATCGCCGCAGCTGCACTACAAATCGCTTACGATCAAACTCGTCCCGCTTGGTTGAGTTCAGACGTGGAAATTCCCCAAGAAGAATCTTCTGCTCCCAAACCAAGACTTGGCAAACGTCGTGAATCTTCCAGCGATCGCCCCCGTTCTGCGTGGAAATCAGATAACAGCAATGGTGAAGAAGAAAGACATTCTTCTCCCAAGCCCAAACTGCGGACAAGTCGTGAGTCTTCTGCATCTCCTAGTAAAAAGCTAGGTTCACCTACAGCCAGAGAATCAGCTTCTTAG
- a CDS encoding inositol monophosphatase family protein, whose amino-acid sequence MNDFWTTIVDFAQTTTTRVGKQLMQDFGQVQADQKADGSLVTQADKWADQEIRDAIASSFLGYGILSEESDQSFPGTEWCWVIDPLDGTTNFTRGIPIWTISLGLLYRGTPIFGYVYAPTLNQAFHGFWAGSSGLATPTGAFLNNHPIHTSTDSPSNNHFFNLCSRSTAVIQNGFPCKIRMLGVASYNFLTVATGATLGGIEATPKVWDLAGAWVIVQAAGGVWSSLKSEPFPLSPGEDYSDRSFPTLVVSRPELVSVFQPFLEGIKI is encoded by the coding sequence ATGAATGATTTTTGGACAACAATTGTTGATTTTGCCCAAACTACCACTACCAGAGTGGGCAAGCAGCTAATGCAAGATTTTGGGCAAGTACAGGCTGACCAAAAAGCTGATGGTAGTTTGGTGACACAAGCAGATAAATGGGCAGATCAGGAAATTCGGGATGCGATCGCTTCTAGTTTCCTTGGCTACGGCATTTTGAGCGAAGAAAGCGATCAGTCATTTCCCGGTACGGAGTGGTGCTGGGTAATTGACCCTCTAGATGGTACAACCAACTTCACACGCGGCATTCCCATCTGGACAATTTCTCTGGGTTTACTGTATCGAGGCACACCCATTTTTGGTTATGTTTACGCACCAACTTTGAATCAAGCTTTTCATGGTTTCTGGGCAGGTTCATCTGGTTTAGCAACACCAACAGGAGCATTTCTCAATAACCACCCCATCCACACCAGTACTGATAGTCCAAGCAACAATCACTTTTTTAACCTCTGTTCCCGTAGCACCGCAGTTATCCAAAATGGCTTTCCCTGTAAAATTCGGATGTTGGGTGTGGCTAGCTATAACTTTTTGACAGTTGCCACTGGGGCTACTCTCGGTGGTATTGAGGCGACACCAAAAGTTTGGGACTTAGCGGGGGCTTGGGTAATTGTCCAGGCTGCTGGTGGGGTCTGGTCATCGCTTAAATCAGAACCATTTCCGTTGTCACCGGGAGAAGATTATAGCGATCGCTCTTTTCCCACCCTTGTAGTTAGTCGTCCCGAATTAGTTTCGGTATTTCAACCTTTTCTCGAAGGCATAAAAATTTAA
- the btpA gene encoding photosystem I biogenesis protein BtpA: protein MDLYQIFKTRSPIIGVVHLLPLPTSPRWGGSLKAVIDRAEQEAAALASGGVDGLIVENFFDAPFTKNQVDPVVVSAMTIVVQRIQNLVTLPIGLNVLRNDAKSAIAIASCVQAQFIRVNVLTGVMATDQGLIEGEAHQLLRYRRELGSNVKILADVLVKHARPLSSPNLTVAVKDTIERGLADGVILSGWATGSPPNLEDLELACGAANGTPVFIGSGANWENIDTLMQAADGVIVSSSLKRHGRIEQPIDPIRVSQFVEAARRNWNSKGESKSAEQVKLHS from the coding sequence GTGGACTTATATCAGATATTTAAAACTCGCTCACCAATTATTGGCGTGGTTCACCTGCTACCACTGCCGACTTCACCCCGTTGGGGAGGTAGCCTAAAAGCAGTGATTGACCGTGCCGAACAAGAAGCCGCAGCCTTAGCAAGTGGAGGGGTTGACGGTCTAATTGTCGAGAATTTTTTCGACGCGCCGTTTACCAAAAACCAAGTCGATCCAGTGGTTGTGAGTGCCATGACCATTGTGGTGCAACGGATACAGAATTTGGTGACTTTACCCATAGGCTTAAATGTATTGCGAAACGATGCCAAAAGTGCAATAGCGATCGCTAGCTGTGTACAGGCGCAATTTATCCGTGTCAACGTCCTCACAGGCGTGATGGCAACCGACCAGGGATTAATTGAGGGAGAAGCCCATCAATTACTCCGCTATCGACGGGAGTTAGGTTCTAATGTTAAAATCCTGGCCGATGTGTTGGTGAAACACGCCCGTCCTTTGAGTTCTCCAAATCTCACAGTCGCCGTGAAAGACACCATTGAAAGGGGTTTAGCAGACGGAGTGATTTTATCGGGCTGGGCTACTGGTAGTCCTCCTAACTTAGAAGATTTGGAACTAGCTTGTGGTGCAGCAAACGGTACGCCAGTGTTCATCGGTAGTGGGGCCAATTGGGAAAATATTGATACATTGATGCAGGCAGCAGATGGTGTAATAGTTTCCAGTTCCCTGAAACGTCATGGACGCATAGAGCAACCAATTGACCCAATTCGCGTTAGCCAATTTGTGGAAGCCGCACGTCGCAATTGGAACTCCAAAGGTGAAAGCAAATCAGCAGAACAAGTGAAATTACATTCTTAG
- a CDS encoding vitamin K epoxide reductase family protein, producing MIRRRSTPWIHKWSRPLIAAIAGCGALITGYLTIEKLTGGSAACVAQAGAKGCNDVLSSPWATVFGQPLALFGFLAYTSMVILALAPLVFNSGENNNRKQLENWTWWLLLVGAIAMSVFSGYLMYVLTSQIKAICPYCIGSALFSVSLLVLTIIGRTWEDIGQIFFTALIVGMVTLIGTLGVYAGVNQSDVTPGTPGQPTKITFTPKENPNPAFGWEVTTTSGEAETALARHLAKVGAKEYSAYWCPHCHEQKLLFGKEAEEIINNGIKVECAPDGLKAQPELCKAAKIEGFPTWIVNGKSYSGVQNLEELAKVSGYTGSRNFKYFK from the coding sequence ATGATTCGCCGCCGTTCTACTCCTTGGATTCATAAATGGTCACGTCCATTGATTGCCGCGATCGCTGGATGTGGTGCCCTGATAACAGGTTATCTGACCATAGAAAAGTTAACTGGAGGCAGTGCCGCTTGTGTGGCACAGGCTGGTGCTAAGGGCTGTAATGATGTGCTTTCCAGTCCTTGGGCAACGGTTTTTGGTCAGCCATTAGCTTTGTTTGGGTTTTTAGCATACACCAGTATGGTGATATTGGCTTTGGCTCCCTTGGTATTCAACTCAGGGGAAAACAATAACCGCAAACAATTGGAAAATTGGACGTGGTGGCTACTGCTGGTAGGTGCGATCGCTATGTCTGTCTTTAGCGGCTACTTAATGTATGTGCTGACATCTCAAATCAAAGCTATTTGTCCTTACTGTATCGGTTCAGCTTTGTTTTCTGTGAGTCTTTTGGTACTAACGATTATCGGTCGGACTTGGGAGGATATTGGACAAATCTTCTTTACCGCCCTGATTGTAGGGATGGTAACGCTGATTGGTACTTTAGGCGTCTATGCTGGCGTGAACCAATCAGATGTTACACCTGGAACTCCTGGACAACCGACAAAAATTACTTTTACTCCCAAGGAAAACCCCAACCCAGCGTTCGGTTGGGAAGTTACCACTACTTCTGGTGAGGCAGAAACAGCCTTAGCACGCCATCTGGCGAAGGTAGGTGCAAAGGAATACAGCGCTTACTGGTGTCCTCACTGTCATGAACAAAAGCTGCTTTTTGGTAAAGAAGCTGAGGAAATAATCAATAATGGTATTAAGGTAGAGTGTGCCCCCGATGGACTCAAAGCTCAACCAGAATTGTGTAAAGCCGCAAAAATTGAAGGTTTCCCCACTTGGATCGTTAATGGTAAAAGCTATAGCGGAGTCCAAAACTTAGAGGAACTAGCGAAAGTTTCTGGTTACACAGGGTCTCGCAACTTCAAGTATTTTAAGTAA
- the rimO gene encoding 30S ribosomal protein S12 methylthiotransferase RimO translates to MGDKPTIAISHLGCEKNRIDTEHMLGMLVEAGYGVDTNEELADYVIVNTCSFIEAARQESVRTLVELAEANKKIVITGCMAQHFQEQLLEELPEAVAVVGTGDYHKIVNVIERVEQGERVKQVSIEPTYIADETTPRYRTTTEGVAYLRVAEGCDYRCAFCIIPHLRGNQRSRTIESIVAEAEQLVSQGVKEIILISQITTNYGLDIYGQPKLAELLRALGKVDIPWIRMHYAYPTGLTPDVIAAIQETPNVLPYLDLPLQHSHPEILRAMNRPWQGRVNDGIIDRIKTALPTAVLRTTFIVGFPGETEEHFEHLLKFVQRHEFDHVGVFTFSSEEGTPAYKLPNQLPQLVMDERRYQIMEIQQPISQKKNQQEVGKIVDVLIEQENPESGELIGRSGRFSPEVDGLVYVTGQAKLGTIVPIAIHHADTYDLYGQVVNN, encoded by the coding sequence ATGGGTGACAAGCCAACAATTGCCATTTCTCACCTGGGCTGCGAGAAAAATCGAATTGATACAGAACACATGCTGGGAATGCTCGTAGAAGCAGGCTACGGTGTAGATACAAATGAAGAGTTAGCAGATTACGTTATTGTTAATACTTGTAGTTTTATTGAAGCGGCCCGGCAAGAATCTGTCAGAACTTTAGTAGAACTGGCAGAGGCAAATAAAAAGATTGTAATCACTGGCTGTATGGCGCAACACTTCCAAGAACAACTTTTGGAGGAGTTGCCGGAAGCAGTAGCCGTTGTGGGTACAGGCGATTATCACAAAATTGTAAATGTAATTGAGCGTGTAGAACAAGGCGAGCGGGTCAAACAGGTTAGTATAGAGCCAACCTACATTGCCGACGAAACTACACCGCGCTATCGCACTACAACCGAGGGCGTTGCTTACCTCAGGGTTGCTGAAGGATGTGATTATCGTTGTGCATTTTGTATCATTCCTCATCTTCGAGGAAACCAGCGATCGCGTACTATTGAATCTATCGTCGCCGAAGCGGAGCAATTAGTTAGTCAAGGGGTAAAGGAAATTATTTTAATTTCCCAAATCACCACTAATTACGGTTTAGATATTTACGGTCAGCCAAAATTAGCTGAATTACTTCGCGCTTTGGGGAAAGTAGATATACCGTGGATCAGAATGCACTACGCTTATCCCACGGGACTGACCCCAGATGTGATCGCGGCGATCCAAGAAACACCCAACGTCCTGCCTTATCTGGATTTGCCCTTGCAGCATTCTCATCCAGAGATTCTCCGCGCCATGAACCGTCCTTGGCAAGGACGTGTAAATGATGGGATTATAGATCGCATCAAAACGGCGCTACCAACAGCCGTACTGCGGACAACATTTATTGTTGGTTTCCCAGGAGAAACTGAAGAGCATTTTGAGCATCTACTAAAGTTTGTTCAACGGCATGAATTTGACCATGTTGGTGTCTTCACCTTTTCCTCTGAGGAAGGAACCCCAGCTTACAAGTTGCCAAATCAGTTGCCCCAATTGGTGATGGACGAGCGCCGATACCAAATTATGGAAATCCAGCAACCGATTTCCCAAAAGAAAAATCAACAGGAAGTAGGCAAAATCGTTGATGTCCTGATTGAGCAAGAAAATCCTGAAAGTGGTGAATTAATCGGTCGTTCAGGTAGATTTTCCCCAGAGGTTGATGGTCTGGTGTATGTCACAGGCCAGGCAAAATTAGGAACCATCGTGCCAATAGCGATTCACCACGCTGATACATACGACCTCTATGGTCAAGTAGTCAATAACTAA
- a CDS encoding BCD family MFS transporter, with translation MASGEVFDTKTKTLSVPRVNLLTMFRLGLFQMGLSMMSILTLGVLNRVMIQEIAIPATLVSVVLALPLFVAPSRVWFGQISDAKPLWGSHRTAYVWVGAAIFAIAAFLAVQVMWQMNLAGNSAGTWVWTTQTIGWTALLALVFAVYGLGICASSTAFAALLVDISEEDNRSKVVGVVWSMLMVGIIVGAIISGSLLKQLTPEATVETLQGAVNRLFTVVPAIVFGLAIAATFGVEKKYSQYLTRSTLVNREDSITLGNAWKILTASPQTGIFFTFLLVMTISLFMQDPILEPYAGQVFKMPLAESTKLNVFYGTGLLIAYGVTGFYIVPRLGKRRTARFGCMLVAFCAILLGISGFTANAAVLKLSLVLFGLATGFLTTAAISLMLDLTAAEAAGTFIGAWGLAQSLSRGVAVVIGGTVLDIGRKLLPSLELAYGLVFVLEAVGMVLSIWFLNRVNITEFQTSTKLAIASVLESDLD, from the coding sequence ATGGCAAGTGGTGAAGTATTTGATACCAAAACAAAAACCCTATCTGTGCCAAGAGTAAACCTGCTGACCATGTTTCGGCTGGGTTTATTTCAAATGGGGTTGAGCATGATGTCCATCTTGACTCTGGGCGTACTCAACAGAGTCATGATTCAAGAAATAGCAATTCCAGCGACGCTGGTATCAGTAGTTTTAGCACTGCCTTTATTTGTTGCTCCTTCCCGTGTCTGGTTCGGCCAGATTTCCGATGCCAAGCCGTTATGGGGTTCCCACCGCACAGCTTATGTTTGGGTGGGCGCGGCAATATTTGCGATCGCAGCATTTTTAGCTGTACAAGTGATGTGGCAGATGAATCTTGCTGGAAATAGTGCAGGTACTTGGGTATGGACAACCCAAACAATCGGCTGGACAGCGCTTCTGGCTTTAGTTTTTGCTGTATACGGTCTAGGAATTTGTGCTAGCAGTACTGCTTTTGCTGCTTTGCTGGTGGATATATCTGAAGAAGATAACCGTTCCAAAGTAGTCGGTGTGGTTTGGTCGATGCTAATGGTGGGGATTATTGTTGGGGCGATTATTAGTGGCAGCTTGCTAAAACAGTTAACGCCAGAAGCAACCGTAGAAACCTTGCAGGGAGCGGTCAACAGGTTGTTTACTGTAGTTCCAGCAATTGTATTTGGTTTAGCGATCGCAGCGACATTCGGCGTAGAAAAAAAGTACTCCCAATACCTAACCCGTTCCACACTAGTGAACCGGGAAGATAGCATTACTCTAGGCAATGCTTGGAAAATCTTGACAGCTAGCCCACAAACAGGTATATTTTTCACCTTTTTATTGGTGATGACTATCAGTTTGTTTATGCAAGACCCGATTTTGGAACCTTATGCGGGTCAAGTGTTTAAAATGCCACTAGCGGAAAGTACCAAATTAAATGTTTTTTATGGAACGGGTCTACTGATTGCCTACGGCGTTACGGGCTTTTACATTGTCCCGCGTTTGGGTAAGCGCAGAACTGCACGTTTTGGCTGTATGTTGGTAGCATTCTGTGCAATATTGCTGGGTATATCAGGATTCACAGCTAATGCAGCAGTTCTCAAATTAAGTTTGGTATTGTTCGGTTTAGCCACAGGTTTCTTAACTACGGCAGCAATTAGCTTGATGTTGGATCTCACCGCAGCAGAAGCCGCAGGTACGTTTATTGGGGCATGGGGATTAGCACAGTCCCTTTCTAGAGGTGTGGCGGTAGTAATCGGAGGTACAGTTTTGGATATTGGACGCAAGCTGCTACCAAGCCTAGAACTAGCTTATGGATTGGTATTCGTTCTAGAAGCCGTGGGAATGGTGCTGTCGATTTGGTTTCTGAATCGGGTGAACATTACAGAATTTCAAACAAGTACAAAGCTTGCGATCGCTTCGGTTTTAGAAAGCGATTTAGATTAA